The following coding sequences lie in one Caproicibacterium argilliputei genomic window:
- a CDS encoding glycoside hydrolase family 130 protein gives MQSVQIIGKDLPNIPWQEKPASCRGVIWRHSGNPILHWEPTPKSARIFNSAVVPYRGAFIGAFRADHKDGIPQIHLGRSADGLNWEIEDEEIHWVDEAGKPYQPNYAYDPRLVELDGRYYFTWCTDFGGAALGMGVTDDFHTFVRLENPFIPFNRNGVLFPHKVNGNYLLLSRPSDSGHTPFGDIFLSESPDLVYWGRHRRVMTKGGGWWQNVKIGAGAVPIETSEGWLLLYHGVSGTCNGFVYSFGAALLDLEQPSKVLYRSRDYLLTPEEPYETTGFVPNVVFPCATLQDAATGRIAIYYGCADTFVSVAYTTAEELVGWLKANSRLLPGDDVLYR, from the coding sequence ATGCAATCTGTTCAAATTATCGGAAAAGACCTGCCGAATATCCCGTGGCAGGAAAAACCGGCGTCCTGTAGGGGCGTCATCTGGCGGCACAGCGGCAACCCGATTCTGCATTGGGAACCGACGCCGAAATCCGCGCGGATTTTTAACAGCGCGGTGGTTCCGTACCGGGGGGCTTTCATCGGCGCGTTCCGCGCGGACCACAAAGATGGAATTCCGCAGATCCACCTCGGCAGAAGTGCGGACGGCCTCAATTGGGAAATTGAGGATGAGGAAATTCACTGGGTGGATGAGGCGGGCAAGCCGTATCAGCCAAACTATGCCTATGATCCGCGCTTGGTGGAACTGGATGGCCGGTATTACTTTACCTGGTGCACTGACTTTGGCGGTGCGGCGCTTGGCATGGGCGTGACGGATGATTTTCACACATTTGTCCGTCTGGAAAATCCGTTTATTCCGTTTAACCGTAACGGCGTACTCTTTCCGCATAAAGTCAACGGAAACTACTTGCTGCTGAGCCGGCCGAGCGACAGCGGACACACGCCGTTTGGGGATATTTTTCTCAGTGAAAGCCCGGATCTGGTGTACTGGGGCCGTCACCGCCGGGTCATGACCAAAGGCGGCGGTTGGTGGCAGAATGTAAAAATCGGCGCGGGCGCGGTGCCGATTGAAACCAGCGAGGGTTGGCTGCTGCTGTACCACGGGGTTTCCGGCACTTGTAACGGCTTTGTGTACAGCTTTGGCGCGGCGCTGCTGGATTTGGAACAACCGAGCAAGGTGCTGTACCGCAGCCGCGATTACCTGCTGACACCGGAGGAACCCTATGAAACCACCGGATTTGTGCCCAATGTGGTATTTCCCTGCGCAACGCTGCAGGATGCCGCAACCGGCCGCATTGCCATTTATTACGGCTGTGCCGACACGTTTGTTTCAGTGGCTTATACAACGGCGGAAGAGCTGGTCGGTTGGCTGAAAGCCAATTCGCGCTTGCTGCCGGGGGACGATGTGCTTTACCGGTAA
- a CDS encoding LacI family DNA-binding transcriptional regulator: MKKKVSMQDIADSVGVSKVTVSKVLRGKNDVSETMCQKILSEADRLGYVYSKKAAPNGVSKIAVLTAEHFFGGNNCFYVKLYKYLSEALEKMSIDAVLSIVDQFSEENLVIPEKVKNREADGVIIMGQLSRSYVAGLTALQIPLVFLDFYYDGFDVTSINTDNFFNMYEMTNLLIRAGHTKIGFVGNLSYTSSIQDRFLGYCKSLLEHGIPLNRSWLLDDRESNGTYVVAKLPQKMPTAFVCNCDEVAMLFIQNLKEHGYRVPEDVSVTGFDDSGHSLMSVPTITTVHVNLEEMAFLAAKAIVKDIGSKKPKNRILLKGTLVARDSVRALPETSGGCA; encoded by the coding sequence ATGAAAAAAAAGGTCAGTATGCAGGACATTGCCGACAGCGTAGGCGTGTCAAAAGTGACCGTGTCAAAAGTGCTGCGCGGCAAAAACGACGTCAGCGAAACCATGTGTCAGAAAATTCTCAGCGAGGCCGACCGACTGGGATATGTTTACAGTAAAAAGGCGGCGCCAAACGGGGTTTCAAAAATCGCGGTGCTCACCGCAGAGCACTTTTTCGGCGGCAACAACTGCTTCTATGTGAAGCTGTACAAATACCTGTCCGAAGCACTGGAAAAGATGAGCATTGATGCGGTTCTCAGCATTGTTGACCAGTTCAGCGAGGAGAATCTGGTGATTCCCGAAAAGGTGAAAAACCGCGAGGCGGACGGCGTGATTATCATGGGTCAGCTTTCCCGAAGCTATGTGGCCGGTTTGACGGCGCTGCAGATTCCGCTGGTGTTTCTGGACTTTTATTACGATGGCTTTGATGTGACCAGCATCAACACCGACAACTTTTTCAATATGTATGAGATGACCAACCTGCTGATTCGGGCAGGCCACACGAAAATCGGCTTTGTTGGCAACTTAAGCTACACCAGCAGCATCCAGGACCGCTTTCTGGGGTACTGCAAGTCGCTGCTGGAGCACGGCATTCCGTTGAACCGCAGTTGGCTTTTGGACGACCGTGAGAGCAACGGCACATATGTGGTGGCAAAGCTGCCGCAGAAAATGCCGACGGCGTTTGTCTGCAACTGTGACGAAGTCGCGATGCTGTTTATCCAGAACCTGAAAGAACACGGCTATCGCGTGCCGGAGGATGTTTCCGTTACAGGCTTTGACGACTCCGGCCACTCGCTGATGAGCGTCCCGACCATTACCACCGTACACGTAAATCTGGAGGAGATGGCGTTCCTCGCAGCAAAGGCGATTGTCAAGGACATCGGCAGCAAAAAGCCGAAAAACCGGATTTTGCTGAAAGGAACACTGGTCGCACGGGACTCTGTGCGGGCGCTGCCGGAAACGTCCGGTGGCTGCGCTTAG
- a CDS encoding sugar kinase, whose protein sequence is MKQVLTFGEMLMRLKTPGYSRILQANSFEATFGGAEMNVAVSLAQFGDAVGCVTKLPQNPLGDAARNTLRRYGVDTSRVLRGGPRLGIYFFEKGTDIRPTNVVYDRAGSSFATARRAEFDWPRLLQNVGCFYFSGITAAVSPELAAALEDALRCCRENNIPVVCDLNYRGKMWAPQQAQPVMNRLMQYVTVCIANDEDFEASLGIAAFDGDMSRGIEQIAQFRSSMQEITKRYPACKTVASVLRNIHSVDESEWMGILLQDGQFTETAVRKIHVMEGVGAGDAFGAGLVHGLLHRKQPQEVIDFALSASVLKLMIGGDLNLVKEQEVAAVMQKGAGARLSR, encoded by the coding sequence ATGAAACAGGTTTTGACATTTGGAGAAATGCTGATGCGGCTGAAAACGCCGGGTTACAGCCGCATTTTGCAGGCGAACAGCTTTGAAGCCACCTTTGGCGGCGCGGAAATGAATGTGGCGGTTTCACTGGCACAGTTTGGGGATGCGGTCGGCTGTGTGACGAAGCTGCCGCAGAACCCGCTGGGCGACGCGGCGCGCAACACCCTGCGCCGTTACGGCGTGGATACCTCGCGTGTGCTGCGCGGCGGGCCGCGCCTCGGCATTTACTTTTTTGAAAAGGGTACGGATATTCGCCCGACCAATGTCGTTTATGACCGCGCGGGCAGTTCCTTTGCCACGGCAAGGCGTGCCGAGTTTGACTGGCCCCGGTTGCTGCAGAATGTGGGCTGCTTCTATTTTTCGGGAATCACCGCGGCGGTATCACCGGAGCTGGCAGCGGCGCTGGAGGACGCCCTGCGCTGCTGCCGGGAAAACAATATTCCCGTTGTTTGTGACCTGAACTATCGCGGAAAAATGTGGGCACCGCAGCAGGCGCAGCCGGTCATGAATCGGCTCATGCAGTACGTGACCGTCTGTATTGCCAACGACGAGGATTTTGAGGCGAGTTTGGGCATTGCTGCGTTTGACGGCGATATGAGCCGCGGCATTGAGCAGATTGCGCAATTCCGCAGCTCCATGCAAGAGATTACCAAGCGTTACCCTGCCTGCAAGACGGTGGCAAGCGTGCTGCGCAATATTCATTCTGTGGACGAAAGCGAGTGGATGGGCATTCTGCTGCAGGACGGGCAGTTTACGGAAACGGCTGTGCGTAAAATCCATGTGATGGAGGGTGTCGGTGCCGGGGATGCATTCGGCGCCGGTCTGGTGCACGGACTTCTGCACCGGAAGCAGCCGCAGGAGGTTATCGATTTTGCCTTGAGTGCCAGCGTACTGAAGCTGATGATTGGCGGCGACCTCAATCTGGTAAAAGAGCAGGAAGTGGCGGCCGTCATGCAGAAAGGTGCAGGTGCAAGGCTCAGCCGCTGA
- a CDS encoding MFS transporter, producing the protein MVSSIFYTGINVPYASLNGLMTTNQYERGLLGNFRMLLATAGTMTVNTVVLKMVTGLGNGNQYDPAGWTKTYVILSLITIGLNFFTFFFCKERVVENTTQDGSAQKISFGKSVKGLFKNKYWVLMVIVLFSMYFMMSCFFGSAAYFAQYNMNDMNTYAPISNALSLAQIITMFVTPFLMKKVSKRYTMLFGMVVSVVGFVGTAMVGSSLTAQVVCSVIKGIGFGCGAATMFGLLQDAITYGQWLNGFGTTGMGNAASSFCTKVGSGIGTAALGWILSAGGFEASAKVQSAQALSAINVAFTVVPVILVIVVVVCMIFFDLDKFYAKIIDDLENGRHKGDSSAAQTLKN; encoded by the coding sequence ATGGTTTCTTCCATTTTCTACACCGGCATCAACGTGCCGTACGCCTCCCTCAACGGGCTGATGACCACCAACCAGTATGAACGCGGTCTGCTGGGCAACTTCCGGATGCTGCTGGCTACCGCCGGTACCATGACCGTAAACACCGTTGTTCTGAAAATGGTCACCGGCCTCGGCAACGGCAATCAGTACGACCCCGCCGGCTGGACGAAGACCTATGTGATTCTGTCACTGATTACCATCGGTCTCAACTTCTTTACCTTTTTCTTCTGCAAAGAACGCGTGGTTGAAAACACCACACAGGACGGCTCCGCACAGAAGATTTCCTTCGGCAAATCTGTTAAAGGGCTTTTCAAAAACAAATACTGGGTGCTCATGGTCATTGTTCTGTTCTCCATGTATTTCATGATGTCGTGCTTCTTCGGCTCCGCCGCTTACTTTGCACAGTACAACATGAACGATATGAACACCTACGCTCCCATCTCCAATGCACTGTCGCTCGCGCAGATCATCACCATGTTCGTCACGCCGTTCCTGATGAAAAAAGTCAGCAAACGCTACACCATGCTGTTCGGCATGGTGGTTTCGGTGGTTGGCTTTGTGGGCACCGCGATGGTCGGCAGCAGTCTGACCGCGCAGGTGGTCTGCTCCGTGATTAAGGGTATCGGTTTTGGCTGCGGCGCGGCAACCATGTTCGGTTTGCTGCAGGATGCCATTACATACGGACAGTGGCTCAACGGCTTCGGTACCACCGGCATGGGCAACGCCGCTTCTTCGTTCTGCACCAAGGTTGGCTCCGGCATCGGCACCGCCGCACTGGGCTGGATTTTAAGCGCGGGTGGCTTTGAAGCATCCGCCAAAGTGCAGTCCGCGCAGGCGCTGTCTGCCATCAATGTTGCATTTACCGTGGTTCCGGTGATTTTGGTCATCGTGGTTGTAGTTTGCATGATTTTCTTCGACTTAGACAAATTCTACGCCAAAATCATCGATGACCTGGAAAATGGCAGACACAAAGGAGACTCTTCCGCAGCACAAACACTGAAAAACTGA
- a CDS encoding helix-turn-helix domain-containing protein, translated as MNIEYLLRRVSQQLHTIVRQYGSRGERARCICERVGFQDRLHEPAGRKAALRAVGGVPLIYSTGAAVTYAAVDAGSSCLLIGPLQLSDGQESLFALSVPESPSAWLEQVYRCSCNALFCEVLLLYNLFHTQTISSREILAVNYGGDTMREVQKEFSELVFEQQETGTKHNPYDQEVREMSSVRSGDMQRLKKSWAEDYVGNLGVLAKNRLRSFKNLAIVLVTLASRAAIEGGILPEDAFSLSDSYIRKIEELQSPDLVTQVGRQAEYQYTCMVHAVKERKKNHAHRKTSDPRVEQCKAYIYTHLHEKISIAQIAEKLQMHPNSLSALFKSCEGVPMRDFILDKKVDLAKNLLMYSPYSFSEIAAYLGFSSQSHLGTQFKKRTGITLRQYRAQYRVQEFLDGQQEHYR; from the coding sequence GTGAATATAGAATATTTGCTGCGGCGCGTTTCGCAGCAGCTGCACACCATTGTGCGGCAGTATGGCAGCCGGGGAGAGCGTGCGCGGTGTATCTGCGAGCGGGTCGGTTTTCAGGACAGGCTGCATGAGCCTGCCGGTCGTAAAGCTGCGCTGCGTGCCGTCGGCGGGGTTCCGCTGATTTACAGCACTGGCGCGGCCGTTACTTACGCGGCAGTGGATGCGGGCAGCAGCTGCCTGCTGATTGGCCCGCTTCAGCTCAGTGATGGGCAGGAAAGCCTTTTTGCGCTGTCTGTGCCGGAAAGTCCGTCGGCGTGGCTGGAGCAGGTGTACCGCTGCTCGTGCAACGCACTGTTTTGCGAAGTGCTGCTGCTGTATAATTTGTTCCATACGCAGACGATTTCCTCGCGGGAAATTTTGGCGGTTAATTACGGCGGCGACACGATGCGGGAGGTGCAGAAGGAATTTTCTGAACTGGTCTTTGAACAGCAGGAGACGGGTACGAAGCACAACCCTTACGACCAGGAGGTGCGGGAAATGTCCAGCGTGCGCAGCGGCGATATGCAGCGGCTGAAAAAAAGCTGGGCGGAAGATTACGTCGGTAATCTCGGCGTGCTGGCGAAGAACCGCCTGCGCAGCTTTAAGAATCTGGCGATTGTACTGGTGACGCTTGCAAGCCGCGCGGCTATTGAAGGCGGGATATTGCCGGAGGATGCGTTTTCTCTGAGTGACAGCTACATTCGGAAGATTGAAGAGCTGCAAAGCCCTGACCTTGTGACACAGGTGGGCAGACAGGCGGAGTATCAATACACCTGCATGGTGCACGCGGTGAAAGAGCGCAAAAAAAATCACGCGCACCGGAAAACTTCCGATCCGCGCGTGGAACAATGCAAGGCTTATATTTACACGCATCTGCATGAAAAAATCAGTATTGCGCAAATTGCCGAAAAGCTGCAAATGCACCCTAACTCCTTATCAGCGCTGTTTAAATCCTGCGAAGGAGTGCCGATGCGCGACTTCATCTTGGACAAAAAGGTGGACTTGGCAAAAAATCTGCTCATGTATTCTCCATATTCGTTCAGTGAAATTGCCGCTTACCTTGGCTTTTCCTCGCAAAGTCATTTGGGTACACAGTTTAAAAAACGAACCGGCATAACGCTGCGGCAGTACCGGGCACAGTATCGCGTGCAGGAGTTTTTGGACGGCCAGCAGGAACATTACCGGTAA
- a CDS encoding MerR family transcriptional regulator codes for MRIHEVVKKTGLTKKAIYYYIQAGILAPASESKNGYLDFSAEDLQKLLAVRKLRQLDLSVEDIRSMLTYPHTANYYLIRRLKALSEQEADLQQRRYCLESILDSLDMESALSDLLGQINAASLSAPNPADKPIDMTDARLVVTYFWGTFMRGLEMTEYRRFPLCAEPRR; via the coding sequence TTGCGTATTCATGAAGTGGTTAAAAAAACCGGACTGACAAAAAAAGCAATCTATTATTATATCCAAGCAGGCATCCTTGCACCTGCATCTGAAAGCAAAAACGGCTATCTGGACTTTTCTGCAGAGGATTTGCAGAAACTGCTGGCAGTACGCAAATTGCGCCAGCTGGATCTTTCTGTGGAGGATATCCGCAGTATGCTGACTTACCCACACACCGCCAATTACTACCTGATTCGCAGGCTGAAAGCCCTTTCTGAGCAGGAAGCAGATCTGCAGCAGCGCCGGTACTGTTTGGAAAGCATCCTGGACAGTCTGGACATGGAGTCTGCCCTAAGCGACCTGCTCGGTCAAATTAACGCCGCTTCCCTCTCTGCGCCGAACCCCGCAGATAAACCTATCGATATGACGGACGCCAGACTGGTGGTTACCTACTTCTGGGGGACATTCATGCGCGGTTTGGAAATGACAGAATACCGCCGCTTCCCTCTCTGCGCCGAACCCCGCAGATAA
- a CDS encoding FAD-dependent oxidoreductase, with protein MEVAEYLSERGCKVTDLEMMKEFCADLGAPRKIFVTENIFKDGINPVTEVKVTAIEPGRVVGEKDGKAVEFPCDYAVLAIGVRSLDSSALEQACYDNGVAYFAIGDAAKARRALNATREAFDAALTFDKPEVYRDACKPKKVVFLTGASGTMGQETLKQLLARSSRFRVRALVRPSQKTAR; from the coding sequence ATGGAAGTGGCAGAGTACCTGAGCGAGCGCGGCTGCAAAGTGACCGACTTGGAAATGATGAAGGAATTCTGCGCGGATTTGGGCGCGCCGCGTAAAATCTTCGTAACGGAAAATATTTTCAAAGACGGTATCAACCCGGTCACGGAAGTGAAAGTGACTGCGATTGAGCCGGGCAGGGTTGTGGGCGAGAAAGACGGCAAAGCCGTGGAATTCCCCTGTGATTACGCAGTGCTGGCAATCGGGGTGCGCTCTCTGGACAGCAGTGCGCTGGAGCAGGCATGCTATGACAATGGCGTTGCGTATTTCGCCATCGGCGACGCGGCGAAAGCGCGCAGAGCACTGAACGCAACCCGCGAGGCGTTTGACGCGGCGCTGACCTTTGACAAGCCGGAGGTTTACCGCGACGCCTGCAAGCCGAAAAAAGTGGTGTTCCTGACCGGTGCTTCCGGCACAATGGGGCAGGAAACCCTGAAGCAGCTGCTGGCGCGCTCCTCGCGCTTCCGTGTGCGGGCGCTGGTGCGGCCGAGCCAGAAAACCGCGCGCTGA
- a CDS encoding NAD-dependent epimerase/dehydratase family protein, with protein sequence MKKYNHPALQVIWGDLTSYEDILRGVTGADYVLHIGAMVSPAADKDPEKTLYTNIGSTLAIIKAIKAQPDPDKVHLCYIGTVAMTGSRMPPVHWGRVGDPMNPSIFDYYALSKVFSERAVYDSGLKHWVSIRQTGQHPPAQSAGQEPIIFHQPVNNVLEWSTAVESGICMANVSRTGCPKASGARATTFPAARSGA encoded by the coding sequence ATGAAAAAGTACAATCACCCTGCCCTGCAGGTCATCTGGGGCGACCTGACCAGCTATGAGGATATCCTGCGCGGTGTGACTGGTGCAGATTACGTGCTGCACATCGGCGCCATGGTTTCTCCGGCGGCGGACAAAGACCCGGAGAAAACGCTGTACACCAACATTGGCTCTACGCTGGCCATCATCAAGGCCATCAAGGCGCAGCCCGACCCGGACAAGGTACACCTGTGCTACATCGGTACGGTTGCCATGACCGGCAGCCGAATGCCACCGGTGCATTGGGGCCGTGTGGGTGACCCGATGAATCCCTCTATTTTCGATTACTACGCGCTTTCCAAGGTGTTCAGCGAGCGCGCGGTTTATGATTCCGGTCTGAAGCACTGGGTTTCTATTCGGCAGACCGGGCAGCACCCGCCGGCCCAGAGCGCCGGACAGGAGCCAATCATCTTCCATCAGCCGGTGAACAATGTGCTGGAGTGGAGCACCGCGGTGGAGTCCGGCATCTGCATGGCAAATGTGTCGAGGACTGGGTGCCCGAAAGCTTCTGGTGCAAGGGCTACAACCTTTCCAGCGGCCCGAAGTGGCGCCTGA
- a CDS encoding SDR family NAD(P)-dependent oxidoreductase: MLLDNKLAVVTGGTRGIGLATVRAFLAEGATVVLCGSRQESADRAVAKLKAENPAAKVEGIAPNLTDLASVEAAFAEVQKKYGTIDILVNNAGVSDSTPTAKYTAEQIDNVLDLNVKGVMYCVRAVVPMMQAAGKGVILNTSSMVSVCGQPGGIAYPASKFAVNGLTLSLARELGPCGIRVNAVAPGITDTDMMRAVPAEYMQTLIATIPLRRIGTPEDIANAFVFLASEKASYVTGTVLHVDGMART, from the coding sequence ATGTTACTGGACAACAAACTGGCAGTTGTTACCGGCGGCACACGCGGCATCGGTCTTGCAACCGTACGAGCCTTTCTGGCAGAAGGCGCCACCGTGGTACTGTGCGGTTCCCGGCAGGAAAGCGCAGACCGTGCGGTGGCAAAGCTCAAAGCGGAAAATCCCGCCGCAAAAGTGGAGGGCATCGCACCGAACCTGACCGACCTTGCAAGCGTGGAGGCTGCGTTTGCGGAAGTGCAGAAGAAATACGGCACCATCGACATTCTGGTCAATAACGCAGGCGTTTCGGATTCAACACCGACTGCAAAGTACACCGCAGAGCAGATTGATAACGTTCTGGATTTAAACGTAAAGGGCGTGATGTACTGCGTGCGCGCCGTGGTGCCCATGATGCAGGCAGCCGGCAAGGGGGTTATTCTGAACACCAGCTCCATGGTTTCGGTCTGCGGGCAGCCGGGCGGCATTGCTTATCCGGCCAGCAAGTTCGCGGTCAACGGTCTGACGCTTTCTCTGGCGCGGGAGCTTGGCCCCTGCGGTATTCGTGTCAACGCGGTTGCACCCGGCATTACCGACACGGACATGATGCGCGCGGTGCCTGCGGAGTATATGCAGACCCTGATTGCCACCATTCCGCTGCGCCGGATCGGCACACCGGAAGACATTGCGAATGCATTTGTATTCCTTGCGAGCGAAAAGGCCAGCTATGTGACAGGCACCGTCCTGCACGTAGACGGCATGGCAAGAACCTGA
- a CDS encoding AraC family transcriptional regulator: MLSCNLDFEPRSVWLRTTPGAAALAQPYRCTEAGLFYGNAHFSTARSEKNSFLLFFTLRGAGLIEQGDTTVLLPPGQALLLNCRQPQSYCTAPEASCWHHYWAHIDGSGVQAIEPVLNPLHITAVPLSALTAREPFEQLLACIPTETMPSILRQGLAIHTLLSAMAVQTLENDTAASNRALVQRAAEHIRTYYDEPLALDDLVSAAHISKSYFLRLFRQYIGTTPYNFLLRCRITRAKELLVTTDLPVGEIARRTGFVNEANFSTRFSAMAAQSPLQYRKAARRAP, from the coding sequence ATGCTCTCCTGCAATCTGGACTTTGAGCCGCGCAGCGTCTGGCTGCGCACCACGCCGGGCGCCGCCGCACTGGCGCAGCCCTACCGCTGCACAGAAGCCGGGCTTTTTTACGGCAACGCGCATTTTTCCACTGCACGTTCGGAAAAAAACAGTTTTCTGCTGTTTTTCACGCTGCGCGGTGCGGGGCTGATTGAGCAGGGCGACACCACCGTGCTGCTGCCGCCCGGACAGGCGCTGCTGCTTAACTGCCGACAGCCGCAAAGCTACTGCACCGCGCCGGAGGCAAGCTGCTGGCACCATTACTGGGCGCACATCGACGGCAGCGGTGTGCAGGCGATAGAGCCGGTTTTAAATCCACTGCACATCACCGCAGTGCCGCTTTCCGCGCTGACTGCGCGCGAGCCGTTTGAGCAGCTGCTTGCCTGCATTCCCACAGAAACCATGCCCTCCATCCTGCGGCAGGGGCTGGCGATTCACACCCTGCTTTCCGCCATGGCGGTGCAAACACTGGAAAATGACACGGCCGCCTCCAACCGTGCGCTGGTGCAGCGCGCGGCGGAGCACATTCGCACCTACTATGATGAACCGCTGGCACTGGACGACTTGGTTTCCGCCGCGCACATCAGCAAATCCTATTTTCTGCGTTTGTTCCGCCAGTACATTGGCACCACCCCGTACAATTTCCTGCTGCGCTGCCGGATTACACGCGCCAAGGAACTTCTGGTTACAACTGACCTGCCGGTCGGGGAGATTGCCCGCCGCACCGGCTTCGTAAATGAAGCGAACTTTTCCACACGTTTTTCCGCAATGGCCGCGCAAAGCCCCCTGCAGTACCGCAAGGCCGCGCGCCGTGCCCCCTGA
- the rhaB gene encoding rhamnulokinase translates to MQTYYLAVDIGASSGRHILGHVENGKMVLEEVYRFDNTQIRRNGHDCWNLTALWQHILAGMQACKKLGKVPATMGIDTWAVDYVLLDCDNQILGDAVAYRDKRTAGVDRAAEALVPAEQLYSRTGIQKQPFNTLYQLLAQKKEHPEQLEQAVHFAMLPEYFHARLTGILQNEYTNATSTNLVNARTKTWDRDLLAAYRLPVRIFGPLAMPGTRLGSLTEAVQQEVGFDCTVVLPATHDTGSAFLAVPAQDDCSVFLSSGTWSLLGVENTRPITDEASRAANFTNEGGAWYRFRYLKNIMGLWMIQSIRRELNGVSYVEGSGVQTRAAEKKWSFDDLLAAAQASTFSGLVDVDDERFLAPQSMCEAVREVCRTGGQPVPEQVGDLMRCVYRSLARCYAQSIRQLEQLTGKTYRTIHVVGGGCKDGYLNQLTADASGLPVLAGPVEGTALGNLLVQMIAAGEYPSLVEARTAIAESFPIQRFAPAPFAEQSKS, encoded by the coding sequence ATGCAAACCTATTATTTGGCGGTGGACATCGGCGCCTCCAGCGGCCGGCACATTCTGGGTCATGTGGAAAACGGCAAAATGGTGTTGGAGGAGGTTTACCGCTTTGACAATACGCAGATTCGCAGAAACGGTCACGACTGCTGGAACCTGACGGCACTCTGGCAGCACATTCTGGCGGGAATGCAGGCGTGCAAAAAGCTGGGAAAGGTGCCCGCGACCATGGGCATTGACACCTGGGCAGTGGATTATGTTCTGCTGGACTGCGACAACCAGATTCTGGGGGACGCGGTGGCTTACCGCGATAAGCGCACTGCTGGGGTGGACCGCGCGGCGGAAGCACTGGTACCTGCCGAACAGCTTTACAGCAGAACCGGCATTCAGAAGCAACCGTTCAACACGCTTTATCAACTGCTGGCACAGAAAAAGGAGCATCCGGAGCAGCTGGAGCAGGCTGTGCATTTTGCCATGCTGCCGGAATATTTTCATGCGCGCTTAACCGGAATCCTGCAGAATGAGTACACCAATGCGACTAGCACCAATCTGGTCAATGCGCGCACCAAGACCTGGGACCGTGACCTGCTGGCGGCGTACCGGCTGCCCGTGCGGATTTTCGGGCCGCTTGCCATGCCGGGTACGCGGCTCGGCTCCCTGACCGAAGCGGTTCAGCAGGAAGTGGGCTTCGACTGTACCGTGGTGCTGCCTGCGACGCACGACACCGGCTCCGCGTTTCTGGCAGTTCCGGCACAGGACGACTGCTCGGTGTTCCTTTCTTCCGGTACCTGGAGCCTATTGGGGGTGGAAAACACCCGGCCGATTACCGACGAAGCGTCCCGCGCGGCGAACTTTACCAATGAAGGCGGCGCGTGGTACCGCTTCCGTTACCTCAAAAACATCATGGGTCTGTGGATGATTCAGTCCATTCGCCGGGAGCTTAACGGCGTTTCCTATGTGGAGGGCAGCGGCGTACAGACCCGCGCGGCAGAGAAAAAATGGAGCTTTGACGACCTGCTTGCCGCGGCGCAGGCTTCCACGTTTTCCGGCTTGGTGGATGTGGATGACGAGCGCTTTCTTGCCCCACAGAGTATGTGCGAGGCGGTTCGGGAAGTCTGCCGCACCGGCGGGCAGCCGGTGCCGGAGCAGGTGGGCGACCTGATGCGCTGCGTTTACCGCAGCCTTGCCCGCTGCTACGCGCAGAGCATCCGGCAACTGGAGCAGCTGACCGGAAAAACCTATCGCACGATTCACGTGGTCGGGGGCGGCTGCAAGGACGGATATCTAAATCAGCTGACTGCAGACGCGTCCGGTCTGCCGGTGCTTGCAGGGCCGGTGGAGGGAACCGCACTGGGGAACCTGCTGGTACAGATGATTGCGGCAGGGGAGTACCCCTCGCTGGTGGAAGCACGCACGGCGATTGCCGAAAGCTTCCCCATACAGCGTTTTGCTCCGGCACCGTTTGCAGAGCAGTCCAAATCATAA